One Brachybacterium aquaticum genomic region harbors:
- a CDS encoding phosphoribosyltransferase, which translates to MTQAYHADSSDLVEKEVLTWELFGTASRELAQVIADSDFDPEIIIAVARGGLLPAGALSYALGVKLSDAINVEFYTDVHETLPDPVLLAPMLDTESIKGKRLLVVDDVADSGRTLALVLELLREQGADARSAVIYGKSRSVVDPDFVWRRTDEWIVFPWSAEPPVERSTGA; encoded by the coding sequence ATGACCCAGGCCTACCATGCCGATTCCTCCGACCTCGTCGAGAAGGAGGTGCTGACCTGGGAGCTGTTCGGCACCGCCTCCCGTGAGCTGGCCCAGGTCATCGCCGACTCGGACTTCGACCCCGAGATCATCATCGCCGTCGCCCGCGGCGGCCTGCTGCCCGCCGGCGCGCTGTCCTACGCGCTCGGCGTGAAGCTCTCCGACGCGATCAACGTCGAGTTCTACACCGACGTCCACGAGACCCTGCCGGACCCGGTGCTGCTCGCCCCGATGCTCGACACCGAGTCGATCAAGGGCAAGCGCCTGCTGGTCGTCGACGACGTGGCCGACTCCGGCCGCACCCTCGCCCTCGTGCTCGAGCTGCTGCGCGAGCAGGGCGCCGACGCCCGCAGCGCCGTCATCTACGGCAAGTCCCGCTCCGTCGTCGACCCCGACTTCGTGTGGCGCCGCACCGACGAGTGGATCGTCTTCCCGTGGTCCGCCGAGCCGCCCGTGGAGCGCTCGACCGGAGCCTGA
- a CDS encoding BCCT family transporter, giving the protein MTPPDPETPIDQTSQDRTNQDRNSQAADDYAAERRVRYFTRRRQAKRSLDEVNYPHSLHPALVPGVSVEDQKVRYGIDVPIVVVVGVLIVAFVIWGVIAPQQVLDVSGAALYRVMANLGWLFNVLAIGMVIVLLVIALSRYGRIPLGLDGEKPEYSTASWAAMLFAAGIGIGIIFFGPYEPLTYYLDPRPGAPYDAGSMNAMKGAIAQSALHWGVNAWAIYAIVGLSVAYISYRRGKVPLMSSIVSGLWGGDSTSVPSRIIDALAIIATLFGTAASLGIGALQIARGVEIVGGLGPTGNTVAMLIIMVLTIGTIASAVSGVAKGIRRLSNINMVLSVGLAIFFFVVGPTVFLVNIIPGAITEYFGTMPDMLAANMSEGEDMQAFLSAWTTFYWAWWVSWAPFVGVFVAKISRGRTIRQFVLGVLLIPSSIIVLAFAILGGTAIWLQRRASVLDENGNTVGIADPDAAIAPDGTVDSLPLPAEIFYTVVDQLPGGGIVSALVIVVLAIFFITTADSASLVNSQMSQRGNPEPNRLVTAFWVLCMSGIAVVILLFGGENALSGLQNLVVITALPFAVILVLMAVALWKELRNDPMAIRDRYQEAAVEHAVKQGVAEYGDHFALAIEPTAPGSEYAAGGEFDSTAPEVTEWYARTDEDGNPVDYDYVRGVYLDADGNPLPEADGAGRAE; this is encoded by the coding sequence ATGACCCCGCCGGATCCGGAGACGCCCATCGACCAGACCAGCCAGGACCGGACCAACCAGGACAGGAACAGTCAGGCCGCCGACGACTACGCGGCCGAGCGGAGGGTCCGCTACTTCACCCGCCGACGTCAGGCGAAGCGCTCCCTCGACGAGGTGAACTACCCCCATTCGCTCCATCCGGCGCTCGTGCCCGGCGTCTCGGTCGAGGACCAGAAGGTGCGCTACGGCATCGACGTCCCGATCGTCGTGGTCGTGGGCGTGCTGATCGTCGCCTTCGTGATCTGGGGCGTGATCGCCCCGCAGCAGGTGCTAGACGTCTCCGGCGCCGCGCTGTACCGGGTGATGGCGAACCTGGGCTGGTTGTTCAACGTCCTCGCCATCGGGATGGTGATCGTGCTGCTGGTGATCGCCCTGTCCCGCTACGGGAGGATCCCGCTGGGGCTGGACGGTGAGAAGCCCGAGTACAGCACCGCCTCCTGGGCCGCGATGCTCTTCGCCGCCGGCATCGGCATCGGCATCATCTTCTTCGGCCCCTACGAACCGCTGACCTACTACCTCGACCCCCGCCCCGGCGCCCCCTACGACGCCGGCAGCATGAACGCGATGAAGGGCGCGATCGCGCAGTCCGCCCTCCACTGGGGCGTGAACGCCTGGGCGATCTACGCGATCGTGGGCCTCTCCGTCGCCTACATCTCCTACCGGCGCGGCAAGGTGCCGCTGATGAGCTCTATCGTCTCGGGCCTGTGGGGCGGGGACTCGACCTCGGTGCCCAGCCGCATCATCGATGCCCTCGCGATCATCGCGACGCTCTTCGGCACCGCCGCCTCCCTCGGCATCGGCGCGCTCCAGATCGCCCGCGGTGTCGAGATCGTCGGCGGCCTCGGGCCGACGGGGAACACCGTCGCGATGCTCATCATCATGGTGCTGACGATCGGCACGATCGCCTCGGCGGTCTCCGGCGTTGCCAAGGGCATCCGCCGGCTGTCCAACATCAACATGGTGCTCTCGGTGGGCCTGGCGATCTTCTTCTTCGTCGTCGGCCCCACCGTGTTCCTGGTCAACATCATCCCCGGCGCGATCACCGAGTACTTCGGCACCATGCCGGACATGCTCGCGGCCAACATGTCCGAGGGCGAGGACATGCAGGCCTTCCTCTCCGCCTGGACCACCTTCTACTGGGCGTGGTGGGTGAGCTGGGCGCCCTTCGTAGGGGTGTTCGTCGCGAAGATCTCCCGCGGCCGCACCATCCGCCAGTTCGTGCTCGGCGTGCTGCTGATCCCCTCCTCGATCATCGTGCTCGCCTTCGCGATCCTCGGCGGGACCGCCATCTGGCTGCAGCGCCGGGCGAGCGTCCTGGACGAGAACGGCAACACCGTCGGCATCGCTGATCCCGACGCGGCCATCGCCCCCGACGGGACGGTCGACTCCCTGCCGCTGCCGGCGGAGATCTTCTACACCGTGGTGGACCAGCTGCCGGGCGGCGGGATCGTCTCCGCGCTCGTGATCGTTGTGCTCGCGATCTTCTTCATCACCACCGCCGACTCCGCCTCTCTCGTGAACTCGCAGATGTCCCAGCGCGGCAACCCTGAGCCGAACCGTCTCGTCACCGCCTTCTGGGTGCTGTGCATGTCCGGGATCGCGGTCGTGATCCTGCTGTTCGGTGGGGAGAACGCGCTGAGCGGACTGCAGAACCTGGTGGTGATCACGGCCCTGCCCTTCGCGGTGATCCTCGTGCTCATGGCCGTGGCGCTGTGGAAGGAGCTGCGCAATGACCCGATGGCCATCCGCGACCGCTACCAGGAGGCCGCGGTCGAGCACGCGGTGAAGCAGGGCGTGGCCGAGTACGGGGACCACTTCGCCCTCGCCATCGAGCCCACCGCCCCGGGCAGCGAGTACGCCGCCGGCGGAGAGTTCGACTCCACCGCCCCCGAGGTCACCGAGTGGTACGCGCGCACCGACGAGGACGGCAACCCGGTCGACTACGACTACGTACGGGGCGTCTACCTCGACGCTGACGGGAACCCGCTGCCGGAGGCCGACGGGGCCGGGCGGGCTGAGTGA
- a CDS encoding DeoR/GlpR family DNA-binding transcription regulator — translation MYARERQRRILELLEQRGRVTVTDLAAVFAVTTETVRRDLDQLAADGHLVRVHGGAVPRSTTDVEPDLDSRLVTNVEAKRRIARAAARLLPSDPRAAVMLDAGSTVGELIPHLSGRRGPVITHAPAIAQGALIHTDLEVHVLPGRVRPTTQAAVSAATVEAIRVLHPELVVLGCNGLDGEGFTTPDPDEAAVKSAMVRSAARRVMLADSSKADTRHLVTFATTQEIDTLVSDDGLPAELVAELEEAGIEVLTA, via the coding sequence ATGTACGCCCGTGAACGCCAACGTCGCATCCTCGAGCTGCTCGAGCAGCGCGGCCGTGTGACCGTCACCGATCTCGCCGCCGTCTTCGCGGTCACCACCGAAACGGTGCGCCGAGACCTCGACCAGCTCGCTGCCGACGGCCATCTGGTGCGGGTCCATGGCGGGGCCGTCCCTCGGAGCACCACGGACGTCGAGCCCGACCTCGACTCGCGCCTCGTCACCAATGTCGAGGCCAAGCGCCGCATCGCCCGCGCGGCCGCGCGGCTGCTGCCGTCGGACCCCCGGGCCGCGGTGATGCTCGACGCCGGCAGCACCGTCGGAGAGCTCATCCCTCACCTCAGCGGACGGCGCGGCCCCGTCATCACCCACGCCCCGGCGATCGCGCAGGGTGCGCTCATCCACACCGATCTCGAGGTGCACGTCCTGCCCGGGCGAGTGCGCCCCACGACTCAGGCCGCGGTCAGCGCCGCGACGGTCGAGGCGATCCGAGTCCTGCACCCCGAGCTCGTCGTGCTCGGCTGCAACGGGCTGGACGGCGAGGGCTTCACCACCCCTGACCCGGACGAGGCTGCGGTGAAGTCCGCGATGGTCCGCAGCGCCGCGCGGCGTGTGATGCTCGCGGACTCGTCCAAGGCAGACACCCGCCACCTGGTCACCTTCGCGACCACCCAGGAGATCGACACCCTGGTCAGCGACGACGGCCTGCCGGCCGAGCTCGTCGCCGAGCTCGAGGAGGCCGGGATCGAGGTGCTGACGGCATGA